The Candidatus Amarolinea dominans genome has a segment encoding these proteins:
- a CDS encoding cellulase family glycosylhydrolase: MRQSNRYRRFLRLLTGIVVVTLILSACGPASPPPTPTPTKTPTVAATNTPLPPTATPVPPTATQAPVTATPTAGTGATVTPAPNQATVTPAPVKPTATPPPAGGDSSRGFKSPDFGVQAFLWWRPEIADRDLGLVEAAGFTWVKQNFPWREIEGAGKGQFDWSVTDRIVQQAIEHNLKLIVRVDSQPKWAGGGFPCNGPPDNYKDFEDFLSAVAKRYTWKIQAYQIWNEPNLNRPDGGGEWGCRPPNATEYVRLLKSAYAGVKKGAPLALVISAGLTPTGSCCDIAIPDDKYLEQMYQAMGGNSAGYFDVLGVHAAGFRAAPSIGPDEAAGNKAEYGGERFFTFRRVEDLRKIMVKYGDTNKRVAVLEFGWSTDSRPDSPYHWHAVTEEQQGDYLVQAFEWAKTHWQPWIGLMVVVYMPDVDWTEAQEQYWWSIMKPSQIDELHWRPAYAKLRIYIRQQRGLAPNWPP, from the coding sequence ATGAGGCAATCCAACAGGTACCGACGATTCTTGCGCCTGCTGACCGGAATCGTTGTTGTCACACTGATTTTGTCGGCCTGCGGCCCCGCGTCACCGCCGCCAACCCCCACGCCAACGAAGACGCCAACCGTGGCCGCGACCAACACCCCCCTACCGCCGACCGCTACCCCTGTGCCGCCGACGGCCACGCAGGCGCCGGTCACTGCCACCCCCACCGCGGGCACGGGAGCGACAGTCACCCCGGCGCCCAATCAGGCGACCGTCACGCCCGCGCCGGTCAAACCGACGGCCACCCCGCCCCCGGCCGGCGGTGATTCCAGCCGCGGCTTCAAATCGCCCGATTTCGGCGTGCAGGCGTTCCTCTGGTGGCGACCGGAGATTGCCGACCGCGACCTGGGGCTGGTGGAGGCCGCCGGGTTCACCTGGGTCAAGCAAAATTTCCCCTGGCGTGAGATCGAGGGCGCGGGCAAAGGTCAGTTCGACTGGAGCGTCACCGACCGCATCGTGCAGCAGGCGATCGAGCACAATCTCAAGCTGATCGTGCGTGTGGACAGTCAGCCCAAATGGGCCGGCGGCGGTTTCCCGTGCAACGGGCCGCCCGACAACTACAAGGACTTCGAGGATTTTCTGTCGGCAGTGGCCAAGCGCTACACCTGGAAAATTCAGGCCTATCAGATCTGGAATGAACCGAACCTGAATCGGCCCGATGGCGGCGGTGAATGGGGTTGCCGACCGCCCAACGCGACCGAGTATGTGCGCCTGCTCAAGTCGGCCTACGCGGGCGTCAAGAAGGGCGCGCCGTTGGCCCTGGTCATCTCGGCCGGTCTGACGCCCACCGGCTCCTGCTGCGATATCGCCATTCCCGATGACAAATATCTGGAGCAGATGTACCAGGCCATGGGCGGCAACAGCGCGGGTTACTTCGATGTGCTCGGCGTGCATGCGGCCGGTTTCCGGGCCGCACCCAGCATCGGCCCGGATGAGGCCGCGGGCAACAAGGCCGAGTACGGCGGCGAGCGTTTCTTCACCTTCCGCCGTGTCGAAGACCTGCGCAAGATCATGGTGAAGTACGGCGATACCAACAAGAGGGTGGCCGTGCTGGAATTTGGCTGGAGCACCGATTCGCGGCCAGACTCACCTTACCACTGGCACGCGGTGACGGAGGAGCAGCAGGGCGATTACCTGGTGCAGGCCTTCGAATGGGCCAAGACCCACTGGCAGCCCTGGATCGGTCTCATGGTCGTCGTTTACATGCCGGACGTGGATTGGACCGAGGCGCAGGAGCAATACTGGTGGTCCATCATGAAGCCAAGCCAGATTGACGAACTGCACTGGCGCCCCGCCTATGCCAAACTGCGCATCTACATCCGTCAACAGCGCGGCCTGGCCCCAAACTGGCCGCCGTAA
- a CDS encoding SH3 domain-containing protein — protein MSRLFVLRRALFLTLILLTALPAVSLAALPQPAPVARPALASGPTATVTGDLVNIRSGPSTAYTILGRVTLGRSLEVIGKNKGATWLKVCCTTGDKQGWVSASLVKANSSLSAVPEVAAPAPPPQTTAKRTTVSAPAPNVRAAGFFGYGIQVETSADKGFIIGAVKNMGFNWIKFQLPWKDFEGQPGQVDFGGLDDMIGQFNGNGLSILASIVKAPQWARAGNSNFDVEGPPADPGTYANFVRGFASRYCGRVQAIEVWNEQNLWYEWGGEPLDPGRYVQLLAAAYRAIKGACPGMIVVSGALTPTGAPAPLAMDDVAYLSAMYRAGLRSYSDAIGAHPSGFNCPPDGDWRSVSDAGAIYRGPFDNRHHSWCFRGTMEGYRNVMLANGDGAKRIWPTEFGWAVSGNPHPGYEYAADNTADEQAAWTVRAYELARSWGWVGPMFLWNLNFESGEQSAFKIYGRPTYDALRNMPK, from the coding sequence ATGTCTCGTCTGTTCGTGCTGCGTCGTGCCCTGTTTCTCACACTGATTCTGCTCACCGCGCTCCCGGCCGTGTCATTGGCCGCGCTTCCCCAACCGGCGCCGGTCGCCCGCCCCGCCCTGGCCTCTGGCCCCACCGCCACCGTCACCGGCGATCTGGTCAATATACGCTCTGGTCCCTCCACCGCCTACACGATCCTGGGCCGCGTCACGCTCGGCCGTTCGCTGGAAGTGATCGGTAAGAACAAGGGCGCCACCTGGCTCAAGGTCTGCTGCACCACCGGCGACAAGCAGGGCTGGGTCAGCGCCTCCCTGGTGAAAGCCAACAGCAGCCTGAGCGCCGTACCCGAGGTAGCTGCGCCCGCGCCGCCGCCACAGACGACGGCCAAACGCACCACCGTGTCCGCGCCCGCGCCCAACGTGCGCGCGGCCGGCTTCTTTGGCTATGGCATCCAGGTAGAGACCAGCGCAGACAAGGGCTTCATCATCGGCGCGGTCAAGAACATGGGCTTCAACTGGATCAAATTCCAGCTTCCCTGGAAGGATTTCGAGGGACAGCCGGGCCAGGTGGACTTCGGCGGCCTGGACGACATGATCGGCCAGTTCAACGGTAACGGGCTGAGCATCCTCGCCAGCATCGTCAAGGCGCCGCAGTGGGCGCGGGCTGGCAACAGCAACTTCGATGTCGAAGGCCCGCCGGCCGACCCGGGCACCTATGCCAACTTCGTGCGCGGCTTTGCCAGCCGCTACTGCGGCCGCGTGCAGGCCATCGAGGTCTGGAACGAACAAAACCTGTGGTACGAATGGGGCGGGGAACCGCTTGATCCAGGCCGTTACGTGCAGCTCCTGGCCGCGGCCTACCGCGCCATCAAGGGCGCATGCCCGGGCATGATCGTGGTCAGCGGTGCGCTGACGCCGACCGGCGCGCCCGCGCCGCTGGCGATGGATGATGTCGCCTACCTCTCGGCCATGTACCGCGCCGGGCTGCGCAGCTATTCCGACGCCATCGGCGCGCACCCCAGCGGGTTCAACTGCCCGCCGGACGGCGATTGGCGCTCGGTCTCCGATGCCGGCGCCATCTATCGCGGCCCCTTCGACAACCGACACCACTCCTGGTGCTTCCGCGGCACGATGGAGGGCTATCGCAATGTCATGTTGGCAAATGGCGACGGCGCCAAGCGCATCTGGCCCACCGAGTTTGGCTGGGCCGTTTCCGGCAACCCGCATCCTGGCTATGAGTATGCAGCCGACAACACGGCCGACGAACAGGCCGCCTGGACTGTGCGCGCCTACGAGCTTGCCCGCTCCTGGGGCTGGGTTGGCCCGATGTTCCTGTGGAACTTGAACTTCGAATCCGGCGAGCAAAGCGCGTTCAAGATCTATGGCAGGCCCACCTATGATGCGCTGCGCAACATGCCGAAGTAA